A genomic stretch from Carassius auratus strain Wakin chromosome 35, ASM336829v1, whole genome shotgun sequence includes:
- the LOC113054111 gene encoding activated RNA polymerase II transcriptional coactivator p15-like, with protein sequence MPKSKEVLSSTSGSDSDSEVDTKAKRKKHATPEKPSKKQKSGETSKVSSASKSSSSSKNDNMFQIGKMRYVSVRDFKGKVLIDIREYWMDQEGEMKPGRKGISLNPEQWNQLKEQMSEIDDAVRRI encoded by the exons ATGCCAAAGTCAAAGGAAGTGTTGTCTTCCACCTCGGGCAGTGACTCCGACAGTGAAGTTGATACGAAG GCCAAGCGCAAGAAGCATGCAACACCCGAGAAGCcatcaaagaaacaaaaaagtggAGAAACCTCAAAAGTATCATCTGCATccaaaagcagcagcagcagcaaaaatGACAATATGTTCCAG aTAGGAAAGATGAGGTATGTGAGTGTTCGGGATTTCAAGGGAAAAGTGCTGATTGATATCCGGGAATACTGGATGGACCAGGAAGGTGAAATGAAACCAGGCCGGAAAG GTATTTCACTGAACCCAGAGCAGTGGAACCAACTAAAAGAGCAGATGAGTGAGATTGACGACGCTGTGAGGAGAATATAA